The proteins below come from a single Mucilaginibacter mali genomic window:
- a CDS encoding MFS transporter: MEDKNNKKTIWAWCMFDWANQSYNMVITSTIFPAYYVGITANTVYGKNTVSFFGHKFVNTVLQNYVLAASYLLIVVLLPILTSIADYRGAKKLYLQLFTWLGSLACAGLFFMKEGGPIEFGMICFGLATIGYCGGFVFYNSYLPQIATLDKQNDVSAKGFIYGFAGSIVVQLVCLVGVLFHDTFGITEDMGARISFVIVFLWWIGFAIIPFRILPKGEPNAGSHKFNVLTGGFKELAKVLGKIKEMPLVKRFLPAFFFYSVGVQTIMLVAAEFAAKELHMKDDDLITIILVIQVVAIIGAWLTSLASNKWGNTKALIVLVVFWTITCLCVYFIANQSQFYVAAFAVGLVMGGVQSLSRSTYAKLLPENIPDTASYFSFYDATEKLSIVVGLAVFAYVEDHTSTMRNSALALDVFFVIGLLLLIVLQVAESRKKKEAALNAD; the protein is encoded by the coding sequence ATGGAAGACAAAAACAATAAGAAAACCATTTGGGCATGGTGCATGTTCGATTGGGCCAATCAATCGTACAATATGGTAATTACCTCTACCATATTTCCGGCTTATTACGTAGGCATTACCGCTAATACGGTTTACGGTAAAAACACCGTCAGCTTTTTTGGGCACAAGTTTGTAAATACGGTTTTGCAAAACTATGTGCTGGCGGCATCGTACCTGCTGATCGTGGTTTTATTGCCCATATTAACTTCCATTGCCGATTATCGCGGCGCCAAGAAACTGTACCTGCAATTATTTACCTGGTTGGGTAGCCTGGCCTGTGCCGGTTTGTTTTTTATGAAGGAGGGCGGACCGATAGAATTTGGCATGATCTGCTTTGGCCTGGCCACCATAGGTTATTGCGGCGGATTTGTGTTCTATAACTCGTACCTGCCACAGATAGCCACCCTTGATAAACAAAACGATGTAAGCGCCAAAGGCTTTATTTACGGCTTCGCGGGGAGCATTGTAGTGCAGTTGGTTTGTTTGGTAGGCGTATTATTCCACGATACTTTTGGCATTACCGAAGATATGGGCGCGCGCATATCCTTTGTCATCGTATTTTTATGGTGGATAGGTTTTGCCATTATTCCGTTCCGGATCTTACCTAAAGGTGAGCCTAACGCCGGATCGCACAAGTTTAATGTACTGACAGGCGGGTTTAAGGAACTGGCTAAAGTATTAGGTAAGATCAAGGAAATGCCTTTGGTAAAACGGTTCCTGCCCGCGTTTTTCTTTTACTCGGTTGGGGTGCAAACCATTATGCTGGTTGCCGCCGAATTTGCCGCCAAGGAGTTACACATGAAGGACGACGACCTGATCACCATTATACTGGTGATACAAGTGGTGGCTATCATTGGCGCCTGGTTGACCTCGCTGGCATCCAACAAATGGGGTAATACAAAGGCGTTGATTGTGCTGGTAGTTTTTTGGACCATAACCTGTCTGTGCGTTTACTTTATCGCCAACCAAAGCCAGTTTTATGTAGCCGCGTTTGCTGTGGGTTTAGTAATGGGAGGGGTACAGTCGCTCTCGCGTTCAACTTATGCTAAACTGCTGCCCGAAAATATACCGGATACGGCATCTTACTTCAGTTTTTATGATGCTACCGAAAAGCTATCGATTGTAGTTGGCTTAGCCGTTTTCGCTTATGTGGAAGATCATACCAGCACCATGCGTAATTCAGCACTGGCGCTGGATGTGTTTTTTGTTATCGGCTTACTGTTGCTGATCGTTCTGCAGGTAGCCG